The Raphanus sativus cultivar WK10039 chromosome 2, ASM80110v3, whole genome shotgun sequence genome includes a region encoding these proteins:
- the LOC108839873 gene encoding ras-related protein RABE1c isoform X1 — protein MAAPPARARADYDYLIKLLLIGDSGVGKSCLLLRFSDGSFTTSFITTIGIDFKIRTIELDDKRIKLQIWDTAGQERFRTITTAYYRGAMGILLVYDVTDESSFNNIRNWIRNIEQHASDNVNKILVGNKADMDESKRAVPTAKGQALADEYGIKFFETRLSDTDSRAEPATIKISQTDQAAGSGQATQKSACCGS, from the exons ATGGCTGCACCACCGGCTAGGGCCAGAGCCGATTACGATTATCTCATAAAGCTTCTTTTGATTGGAGATAGCG GTGTGGGTAAAAGTTGCCTCCTCCTACGTTTCTCCGATGGCTCCTTCACCACTAGCTTCATTACCACCATTGG CATTGACTTTAAGATACGAACCATTGAGCTTGATGACAAACGTATCAAGCTCCAGATTTGGGACACTGCTGGTCAAGAACGCTTCCGCACCATCACTACTg CTTATTACCGTGGGGCAATGGGCATTTTGCTAGTGTATGATGTCACTGATGAGTCCTCCTTCAACA ACATAAGGAACTGGATTCGGAATATCGAACAGCACGCTTCAGATAATGTTAACAAGATCTTGGTTGGGAACAAGGCTGACATGGACGAAAGCAAGAGG GCTGTACCTACTGCCAAAGGTCAGGCTCTTGCTGATGAGTACGGAATTAAGTTCTTCGAAACT AGGCTTTCGGACACTGACTCCAGGGCTGAG CCTGCGACGATCAAGATAAGCCAAACAGACCAGGCAGCTGGATCCGGGCAAGCCACACAGAAGTCTGCATGTTGTGGAAGTtaa
- the LOC108839873 gene encoding ras-related protein RABE1c isoform X2 — protein MAAPPARARADYDYLIKLLLIGDSGVGKSCLLLRFSDGSFTTSFITTIGIDFKIRTIELDDKRIKLQIWDTAGQERFRTITTAYYRGAMGILLVYDVTDESSFNNIRNWIRNIEQHASDNVNKILVGNKADMDESKRAVPTAKGQALADEYGIKFFETVSCMYICLVEVFFSIGRNIKQRLSDTDSRAEPATIKISQTDQAAGSGQATQKSACCGS, from the exons ATGGCTGCACCACCGGCTAGGGCCAGAGCCGATTACGATTATCTCATAAAGCTTCTTTTGATTGGAGATAGCG GTGTGGGTAAAAGTTGCCTCCTCCTACGTTTCTCCGATGGCTCCTTCACCACTAGCTTCATTACCACCATTGG CATTGACTTTAAGATACGAACCATTGAGCTTGATGACAAACGTATCAAGCTCCAGATTTGGGACACTGCTGGTCAAGAACGCTTCCGCACCATCACTACTg CTTATTACCGTGGGGCAATGGGCATTTTGCTAGTGTATGATGTCACTGATGAGTCCTCCTTCAACA ACATAAGGAACTGGATTCGGAATATCGAACAGCACGCTTCAGATAATGTTAACAAGATCTTGGTTGGGAACAAGGCTGACATGGACGAAAGCAAGAGG GCTGTACCTACTGCCAAAGGTCAGGCTCTTGCTGATGAGTACGGAATTAAGTTCTTCGAAACTGTAA GTTGTATGTATATTTGCCTTGTTGAAGTTTTCTTCTCCATAGGGAGAAACATAAAACAGAGGCTTTCGGACACTGACTCCAGGGCTGAG CCTGCGACGATCAAGATAAGCCAAACAGACCAGGCAGCTGGATCCGGGCAAGCCACACAGAAGTCTGCATGTTGTGGAAGTtaa